The Aedes albopictus strain Foshan chromosome 1, AalbF5, whole genome shotgun sequence genomic interval tggcaacactgctccGCAACCGAATGTCACTGTCGCTTAAATCAAACGGTATGAAATGAGATGATATGACAAATGGAAGAGATAAGAGAGATGTCATACTGTCATACAAGTATACGATGATGCAACGTAATCGTCACGTGAAATTAGTGCATTAACTATTAATTCTAATTAGAATGTTTAAACTACAAATGTGCTAAATTGAATTTAAACTACTTGAATCTAAGTGTAATTATCACAGTTGAAATCACAGATCGTAAGTAATTCTAAAATGAATAGTGCTAGTTTACAGTTCCTAATCTAACCTAAAATCACAGGAGATGAATTAAAACGACACGAACAAGGAGGTAACCGGAAAATACTATCCGAAACCGATTTTTGTAAGTTATATGTAAACTTTGTAAACCCTAAtctaacatgaaataaatatttcagcTTACAGCTGATTCACACCAATCCTGAGTTGTGGGCTGCTTATAGATGTCGGCAATGACCCCTTGTTCCCGTAACAAAACTGTAAGAAAAATCGATCCGATGAGTGCTGATTGGGAAGACGATTTCTCGGCATCGCTACATTCAGCAAGAGCAGGAGACTGCGGCACCTATTCGCGCCCTGCCTCGTACGATCGTACTCAGATGACTCGCAGTTGTACACCAGCGAGTAAAACAACAACCAATCGCTACCGCTTCGATCTTGTATCCCTTCGGTTGCAACAACTGAAGGCAGAGCGCGCGATACAGCTGCGCGAACTCGAAGCGGAAAGGCGAGCGATACAACAGGAAAGAAGTGCTATACAAGCAAAATATAGATTGCTAGAGAAGCAACTAACCCTACAACGAAATGTGAGCAAATCCAGCTCCCGCAGCACCGCGATGTCCGCAATGGGATCAGAGAAACAACAAGCATCATCCAATGGCAGAGAACACACACCGGTGGCATACAATGAGGGAAAAGTAATTCCCTATGGACCAGTGGGACACATCTCGCTGAAACAGGTAGAATCGGAGGTGCAGCCTATCAAACAATCAACACGATCGAGGCTGCTGGCTACACGGGTGGACTCTTTACCTGATCGGCCGCAATCAAACGGGGTTCAGCAGCGATACAACCGCGTGTTTCCCAAAGTAGTCAACGATGAAAACAACAATTTGCCATCTATTCTTGCAACACCATCTAGGTCGAACCATACCACGAATTCAACAGCTCCAGGTACTTTCATGCAGTTTGAAGTTAAACTGTACCAATACCAAAAGGTACTGGACCAGTCTTGCCAGCCGTCTTGCGTTACCGAGCAGTGCAAGCCGGGATCGAATATCAGCGGCTACATTCGAAGCTTGTCTAATAGAGAAAAGAACTCCATTGGGAAGCTCTCGCTCGTCATCAACGGAGCATGCTTCAGTAAGGAGTGTCCTATACACCATAAACAACCACGGCGTTCAATTTTCCGAATAGAATGGGGTGACCAAGCATTGCTGCTGTGGATGAATCCCGTTAAAATTAAACTGCAGCCAGATACAGGCCAGGGTGCCAGGATGTTCGCCCAGCTGGCTTCAGTGACCTACAATTTGATCTCATCCCATTGGAATAAGAGACGAAACGTTCCTACGCTGATGATCTCCGGTTTAGACGATGACGTACAACAACACACGATCATTTATGCGGCGACGGCCAAGCTTCTATTTAGGTTTTGGAAGTTTACCATCACGATAACTCTGCCCGGCTGGTTCCACTACAGcgacaatttctctagagatgaGTGCGTGGAATGTTCTCGGTCGTTATCCAACGGCTGGACTAATCACCTTGGTGTCAAGCACCAGTCTCTCAAAGCCGAAACAGACTTTCGTGGATCGCTCGTGCTCCGTCGTATGCCACGAAATCTCTCCGTGAACAAGCGAACGAACATTAAGAGCAGCTTTACAATTGTGCAAATAGCTTGTAAGGAACTGGTCTGCGATTGTATGGGTTCCATCAAGCATGTTGGCGGAATGGCACTTGGATACGCGAACGTTCCCCGTGAAATGCTGCAGAAGAAAGAGGTCCCGCTGAAGCAATGCCAGGGTAACAGTTACACAATTCACGACGATCGCTATCATCGACAGCAGCTAGCCGATCCGAATAGGTTCTTGCAAAGGTCTGCTTCGCGGCCCGTACAACTCGTTGGCGGCATGAGAATAGGAGAGGCTCTCATTCCCTACGGCACTGCAGTAAGAACCAAAGAATCTCATAAATCAGCTGTCGCGGAGAGCGTAATGGAGCTGGGAGACTTGGGCTACTTGCCCACCCGACTGAAGCACAACCATGATCACGAGCATCTCTTAGGATGGAAGGCACATCATCACAAGCAATCGATTTTTATCGCCAGCGAGATACTGACCGACGACGGGAAAAAGGCGAGAAAG includes:
- the LOC134285629 gene encoding uncharacterized protein LOC134285629, with translation MSAMTPCSRNKTVRKIDPMSADWEDDFSASLHSARAGDCGTYSRPASYDRTQMTRSCTPASKTTTNRYRFDLVSLRLQQLKAERAIQLRELEAERRAIQQERSAIQAKYRLLEKQLTLQRNVSKSSSRSTAMSAMGSEKQQASSNGREHTPVAYNEGKVIPYGPVGHISLKQVESEVQPIKQSTRSRLLATRVDSLPDRPQSNGVQQRYNRVFPKVVNDENNNLPSILATPSRSNHTTNSTAPGTFMQFEVKLYQYQKVLDQSCQPSCVTEQCKPGSNISGYIRSLSNREKNSIGKLSLVINGACFSKECPIHHKQPRRSIFRIEWGDQALLLWMNPVKIKLQPDTGQGARMFAQLASVTYNLISSHWNKRRNVPTLMISGLDDDVQQHTIIYAATAKLLFRFWKFTITITLPGWFHYSDNFSRDECVECSRSLSNGWTNHLGVKHQSLKAETDFRGSLVLRRMPRNLSVNKRTNIKSSFTIVQIACKELVCDCMGSIKHVGGMALGYANVPREMLQKKEVPLKQCQGNSYTIHDDRYHRQQLADPNRFLQRSASRPVQLVGGMRIGEALIPYGTAVRTKESHKSAVAESVMELGDLGYLPTRLKHNHDHEHLLGWKAHHHKQSIFIASEILTDDGKKARKEKLYGRHVHVKNLVVLYSSAINYIISIERKDHTANDFQLLIENFSINLLLTTFNSDEESLLSTDYGLSILPLPRPVLVVPWCVSGVHKIRIAIEGTILHQCDKHSLVKATTINGLYRFKQRREELDAQNIKLFCWNPGNPQRYDDSKSSAFDRLGDKHQHSVVCRVGNPTDREEWCRNNNYWLKFGNRRGDNGRDNRPLTNPSGQFNFKQ